Proteins from a genomic interval of Paenibacillus sp. FSL R5-0623:
- a CDS encoding MFS transporter — translation MLAFLFFAANSALTIILPLRSEAAGLNQAEIGLMMGAYMFTCMLLRPFAAQLLGKHGPLRVMQWLLLLHAGTLLLFVVFGVETYLWLRALQGVATAFFSMTMQAGIVEKLEDKDRAQGLSMYTLFTMVPSLVIPILAIQIWENASDLAFTLLMIGLAALPLLIGYNVDLPRSTVQNKSYTLGDMLRSFGGIWRSTPLLISSVVMLFASCVFGATATFLPLYMVSTGMASAGVFLTIQGLVVILCRFILRKKIPSDGSWNTWLMAGLMLCAALGTQLLSLMEIIGPLVYLSAVFSGFALALLYPTLTTYLSFVLPADSRYVLMGIFMSSYDLGFSLGGLAMGLIVQVSSYSTMFMICTLLSIAAMILVLVFRQRMEAGNKAKSVVSV, via the coding sequence ATGCTGGCCTTTTTATTTTTTGCGGCAAATTCAGCTTTGACGATTATTCTGCCTTTGAGAAGCGAAGCTGCGGGATTGAATCAGGCCGAGATTGGTCTGATGATGGGGGCATATATGTTCACCTGTATGCTCTTGAGACCTTTTGCAGCACAGCTGCTGGGTAAGCATGGGCCGCTTCGTGTGATGCAATGGCTATTGCTTTTACACGCCGGGACGTTGCTGCTGTTTGTTGTTTTTGGTGTGGAGACGTATCTGTGGTTGCGAGCCCTGCAAGGGGTGGCTACGGCCTTTTTCTCCATGACGATGCAGGCAGGCATTGTGGAAAAGCTGGAGGACAAAGACCGGGCACAAGGGCTGTCCATGTACACCCTGTTTACGATGGTTCCTTCTCTGGTCATTCCGATCCTCGCCATACAAATCTGGGAAAATGCCAGTGATCTGGCGTTTACGCTGCTGATGATCGGACTGGCGGCTTTGCCACTTCTGATTGGGTATAATGTGGATCTGCCGCGGAGTACCGTACAGAACAAATCGTACACCTTGGGCGATATGTTGCGTTCATTTGGCGGCATCTGGCGCAGTACGCCACTGCTGATTAGCAGTGTGGTCATGTTGTTTGCATCCTGCGTCTTTGGTGCGACAGCGACCTTTCTTCCCCTATATATGGTATCCACCGGAATGGCGAGTGCTGGGGTATTTCTGACGATACAGGGATTGGTTGTGATCCTGTGCAGGTTTATTTTACGTAAAAAAATTCCGTCCGATGGTAGCTGGAATACCTGGCTGATGGCCGGGTTAATGCTGTGTGCAGCACTGGGAACCCAGTTGCTCAGCCTGATGGAGATCATCGGGCCGTTGGTGTATCTCTCCGCAGTGTTCAGCGGCTTTGCCTTGGCACTGTTGTACCCGACATTAACCACATACTTGTCTTTTGTGTTGCCTGCAGATTCCAGATATGTACTCATGGGGATCTTCATGTCCTCGTATGACCTTGGATTCTCTTTGGGTGGACTGGCGATGGGGCTTATTGTACAGGTAAGTTCGTATTCGACCATGTTTATGATCTGCACGTTGCTCTCTATTGCAGCGATGATTCTGGTGTTGGTGTTCAGGCAACGGATGGAAGCGGGGAATAAGGCCAAATCTGTGGTGTCTGTATAA
- a CDS encoding MFS transporter, translating to MSGAMSWPFLRLYILVLLYFSANAILNVIIPLQGASLGASGTTIGLIMGAYMFTTMFFRPWAGRIIQKHGPIKILRLILIINGFALILYTFTGLGGYLVARILQGVSTAFFSMALQIGIIDALPEKDRSQGISYYSLFSYIPGIVGPVIALGIWQTGGMDYFTVVLIGIAVCTGVFGYTAKMEPSKEQPAENLSEQNVSMWESFAQLVKNPFLFRCSVLMLAASVVFGAITTFIPLYASQVPNGNAGVYLMLQAGTVVLARILLRKRIPSDGRWHSPFIMGTLFLLAVAAQCVSFSVTGGVVFFYVGAIFMGIAQAILYPTLTTYLSFVLPKLNRNVLIGLFIAMADLGISLGGVIMGPVADFSSYSFMYMMCAILGAVMIVFAYERRRSVTGTSVS from the coding sequence GTGAGTGGAGCGATGTCTTGGCCTTTTCTGCGCTTGTACATACTGGTTCTTCTATATTTCAGTGCCAATGCCATTCTTAACGTGATCATCCCATTGCAAGGGGCGTCTTTGGGCGCGAGCGGTACAACGATTGGACTGATCATGGGCGCGTATATGTTCACAACCATGTTTTTCAGACCATGGGCAGGTCGGATTATTCAAAAGCACGGTCCGATCAAAATATTGCGTTTGATTCTGATCATCAATGGATTTGCGCTGATTTTATATACCTTTACGGGACTCGGAGGTTATTTGGTTGCTCGTATTTTACAAGGTGTATCGACAGCGTTCTTCTCCATGGCCTTGCAGATTGGCATTATTGATGCTCTTCCGGAGAAAGATCGGTCACAGGGAATTTCGTATTATTCGCTGTTCAGTTATATACCGGGGATCGTGGGGCCTGTTATCGCGTTAGGAATCTGGCAGACGGGTGGTATGGATTATTTTACAGTGGTTCTGATCGGCATTGCCGTCTGTACGGGCGTCTTCGGATATACCGCCAAAATGGAACCAAGCAAGGAGCAACCTGCTGAGAATCTTTCGGAGCAGAACGTGAGTATGTGGGAATCCTTTGCTCAGTTGGTGAAAAATCCGTTTCTGTTTCGATGCAGTGTATTGATGCTTGCGGCTTCCGTTGTATTTGGTGCAATTACAACCTTTATTCCGCTGTATGCGAGCCAAGTACCCAATGGGAATGCGGGTGTGTATCTGATGCTTCAGGCCGGGACGGTTGTGCTGGCTCGAATCCTGCTCCGGAAAAGGATTCCTTCTGATGGGAGATGGCATTCTCCTTTTATCATGGGTACCCTGTTTCTTTTGGCCGTTGCTGCCCAATGTGTGAGTTTTTCGGTGACAGGAGGCGTAGTCTTTTTCTATGTGGGGGCTATATTCATGGGCATTGCTCAAGCCATTCTGTATCCGACGCTCACGACCTATTTGTCTTTTGTGTTGCCTAAGCTGAACCGGAACGTCCTGATCGGGTTATTTATCGCGATGGCTGATCTGGGTATTTCTCTGGGTGGTGTGATTATGGGACCGGTTGCTGACTTTTCTTCCTATTCATTTATGTACATGATGTGTGCTATCCTAGGAGCGGTAATGATCGTTTTTGCCTATGAACGGCGTAGATCCGTGACAGGTACATCTGTGAGTTGA
- a CDS encoding ABC transporter ATP-binding protein, giving the protein MLKVEGIEKSYNQGGLFSKHKKQVLKQVTFECRQGECLGIIGESGSGKSTLGRLILGIERPDRGTISLDGKDVQDRRVRMGNLSAVFQNYTSSINPFLNVEAAIMEPMQAQQKLRKDQGNSEKVDLLLNQVGLDPSYRSKYPHELSGGEAQRVCIARAISTAPKLIVFDEAISSLDVSVQIQVLQLLQELKEIYKLSYVFITHDIQAAAYICDRVIIFRDGQIEEIVPIEQLKDVQSDYAKKLLKHLITF; this is encoded by the coding sequence ATGCTAAAGGTGGAAGGTATCGAAAAATCATATAACCAGGGCGGACTGTTCTCCAAGCACAAAAAACAAGTATTGAAACAAGTTACTTTTGAATGCCGGCAGGGCGAATGTCTGGGCATCATCGGTGAAAGCGGAAGCGGCAAATCGACGTTGGGCCGTCTGATCCTGGGCATTGAACGGCCGGATCGTGGAACGATCTCGCTGGATGGTAAAGACGTACAGGATCGACGTGTACGGATGGGTAACCTCAGCGCCGTTTTTCAAAATTATACGTCATCCATCAATCCATTTCTTAATGTGGAAGCTGCCATTATGGAACCAATGCAAGCACAGCAAAAGCTGCGAAAGGATCAGGGTAACTCAGAGAAGGTGGATCTGTTGCTGAACCAAGTTGGACTGGACCCTTCCTATAGATCCAAATATCCGCATGAACTATCCGGCGGGGAGGCTCAGAGAGTGTGCATTGCGAGGGCCATCTCGACAGCCCCAAAACTTATCGTATTCGATGAAGCGATCAGCTCACTGGACGTGTCTGTTCAGATTCAGGTGTTGCAATTACTGCAAGAGCTTAAGGAAATCTACAAGCTGAGCTATGTCTTTATCACACATGATATACAGGCGGCAGCCTATATTTGCGACAGGGTCATTATTTTCAGAGATGGTCAGATTGAGGAAATAGTTCCTATTGAGCAGCTAAAGGATGTTCAGTCAGACTATGCGAAGAAATTATTGAAGCATTTAATTACATTTTAG
- a CDS encoding ABC transporter ATP-binding protein → MNIVEVEHLKVWDTNTGKVIIHNSSFEVKQGSCMAIVGESGSGKSVTCRAIMRLNKPWIRQSGTMLFQGEDLNQLSEPEMRRKRGKHLCMILQNGMSAFDPSCVIGVHIRETLQQHFGWNTREIERKIINAMESVMLRHPREILNQYPHQLSGGMLQRIMIALALVLEPDLIIADEPTTALDTISQYEVVEQLIQLRERMGCSMMFISHDLGVVQKIADDVMVMKDGKIVERGSMHSVLTEPEHAYTQYLVSTRLELSNHFKALMQEDL, encoded by the coding sequence ATGAATATAGTCGAGGTTGAACATTTGAAAGTATGGGATACCAATACAGGTAAAGTGATCATTCATAACAGTTCATTCGAAGTTAAGCAAGGAAGCTGCATGGCCATCGTGGGGGAAAGTGGTAGCGGGAAGTCCGTTACGTGCAGGGCTATCATGCGACTGAACAAGCCATGGATTCGCCAATCGGGCACAATGTTATTTCAGGGCGAAGACCTGAACCAGCTTTCGGAACCGGAGATGCGGCGTAAGCGGGGCAAGCATCTGTGCATGATTTTGCAGAATGGCATGAGTGCATTTGATCCCTCCTGTGTTATTGGTGTCCATATTCGGGAGACGCTTCAGCAGCATTTTGGCTGGAATACCCGCGAGATTGAACGGAAAATCATCAATGCCATGGAAAGCGTCATGCTCAGACATCCGCGCGAGATTCTGAATCAATATCCACATCAGCTGTCCGGTGGGATGCTGCAACGAATCATGATTGCACTAGCATTGGTGCTTGAGCCTGATCTCATTATTGCGGATGAGCCGACCACGGCGCTGGATACGATTTCCCAATATGAAGTGGTGGAGCAATTAATTCAATTACGTGAACGCATGGGCTGTTCCATGATGTTCATCTCCCATGATCTCGGCGTTGTTCAGAAGATTGCAGATGACGTGATGGTCATGAAAGACGGCAAGATCGTCGAGCGCGGTAGCATGCATTCTGTTTTGACAGAGCCGGAGCATGCCTATACACAGTATCTGGTCTCTACCCGATTGGAGCTGAGCAATCATTTTAAGGCGTTGATGCAGGAGGACTTATAG